From a region of the Campylobacter sp. CNRCH_2014_0184h genome:
- the cysS gene encoding cysteine--tRNA ligase has translation MVFFDSVLKKKCEFIPHETKKANIYLCGPTVYDDAHLGHARSSVCFDFLRRVLLANDYEVVFARNYTDIDDKILKKMQESGKSLEEITNFYIKRYEEDMQALNILEPDFKPKATAYIEQMIIYIEKLLELNLAYKLEDGIYFDTSKDDKYFYISKRNLEDNQSRLEESVAKKNDSDFVLWKFDEKFYPASFGKGRPGWHTECVVMIESIFKDKLDIHAGGIDLLFPHHENEACQCRCKNNHELANFWLHNGFVQINGEKMSKSLGNSFFLKDSLKLFSGEVLRFYLLSVHYRAHFNYALEDLQAAKKRLDKFYRLKKRLNLNAFIDEKTTIESEVAKNILEVLNDDLNASKALALLDEFINESNIYLDQNPKDKTYKIQVEKTLKELAFIFGIGFIDTIKYFQFGISEEKCQEIEEKIALRNKAKQEKNYALADQIRDDLAKENILLMDTPNGVVWEKNG, from the coding sequence ATGGTTTTTTTTGATAGTGTTTTAAAGAAAAAATGCGAATTTATCCCACATGAGACAAAAAAAGCAAACATTTATCTATGCGGGCCTACTGTATATGATGATGCACATTTAGGGCATGCAAGAAGTAGTGTATGTTTTGATTTTTTAAGAAGAGTTTTGCTAGCAAATGATTATGAAGTAGTTTTTGCTAGAAATTACACTGATATTGATGATAAAATCTTAAAAAAAATGCAAGAAAGTGGCAAAAGTTTAGAAGAAATTACAAATTTTTATATTAAAAGATATGAAGAGGATATGCAAGCACTTAATATCTTAGAACCTGATTTTAAACCAAAGGCTACAGCTTATATTGAGCAAATGATTATATATATAGAAAAACTTTTAGAATTAAACCTAGCTTATAAACTTGAAGATGGGATTTATTTTGATACTAGTAAAGATGATAAATACTTTTATATCTCTAAAAGAAATTTAGAAGATAATCAATCACGCCTAGAAGAAAGCGTGGCTAAAAAAAATGATAGCGATTTTGTTTTATGGAAATTTGATGAAAAATTTTATCCTGCAAGTTTTGGCAAAGGAAGACCAGGTTGGCACACAGAATGTGTTGTGATGATAGAGAGTATTTTTAAAGATAAACTTGACATTCATGCAGGGGGCATAGACTTACTTTTTCCTCATCATGAAAATGAAGCTTGCCAGTGTCGTTGTAAAAACAATCATGAATTAGCTAATTTTTGGCTACACAATGGCTTTGTACAAATTAATGGTGAAAAAATGAGCAAAAGCTTGGGAAATAGCTTTTTTCTAAAAGATTCTTTAAAACTTTTTAGTGGAGAAGTTTTGAGATTTTATCTTTTAAGTGTGCATTATAGAGCGCATTTTAACTATGCTTTAGAAGACTTACAAGCTGCTAAAAAAAGACTTGATAAATTTTACCGCTTAAAAAAACGCTTAAATTTAAATGCTTTTATAGATGAAAAAACTACCATAGAAAGTGAAGTAGCTAAAAATATCTTAGAAGTTTTAAATGATGATTTAAATGCCTCTAAAGCCTTAGCTTTACTTGATGAGTTTATCAATGAAAGTAATATTTACTTAGATCAAAACCCAAAAGATAAAACTTATAAAATACAAGTAGAAAAAACCTTGAAAGAACTTGCTTTTATTTTTGGTATAGGCTTCATAGATACCATAAAATATTTTCAATTTGGCATTAGTGAAGAAAAATGTCAAGAAATAGAAGAAAAAATTGCTCTACGCAACAAAGCAAAGCAAGAAAAAAACTATGCCTTAGCAGATCAAATTCGTGATGATTTAGCTAAGGAGAATATTCTTTTAATGGATACACCAAATGGTGTGGTATGGGAGAAAAATGGATAA
- a CDS encoding ABC transporter ATP-binding protein — MDKNYKEMKLKEVFTRFKPYYKDYWFYFVLAIIGMLLTSGGTAASAYIIEPILNKIFIEKNAQLLYYMPLLVVLIYALKNLGAYMQVYYISYVGTDILRRLRELVLGNLLRLDMSFFHKYRSGELISRCTSDIGALQNIVSTIIPEILRESLTAIGLLSVVIYQSPKLAFFALVILPLAIYPLAIFAKKIKKIGRNTQEKNSDLTSRLSEIFSNIELIKASNAGKNEMQKFSQTNSEVCKLSLKGIRIEALSSPLMESMGSIGFAIVIIIGGKEVIDGSLSIGSFFSFTTALFMAYTPIKRLSSLYTRLQNAVAASERTFYLTDLEPQIKGGEEKLTENIQNIHFKNVSLSYQKDKMVLKDVNFSFDKGEILALVGSSGGGKSSIINLLMYFFEKDSGEILINQKDISSFDIISLRENISLVTQNIYIFNDTIAQNIAYAKEYNETRVIEVLKQANAYDFVQELGGIHTELKEHGKNLSGGQKQRIAIARALYKNPQILIFDEATSALDNESEKAIVRTIESLKKDRLILIIAHRLSTIENADKIAVLDKGKIASIGNDAYLMQHCEIYQKLKQKAQKTDKVKENEN, encoded by the coding sequence ATGGATAAAAATTACAAAGAAATGAAGCTTAAAGAGGTTTTTACTCGCTTTAAGCCTTATTATAAAGATTATTGGTTTTATTTTGTTTTAGCTATCATTGGCATGCTTTTAACTAGTGGTGGAACAGCTGCTAGCGCATACATCATAGAGCCTATTTTAAATAAAATTTTTATAGAAAAAAATGCTCAATTGCTTTATTACATGCCTTTGCTTGTTGTTTTAATTTATGCTTTAAAAAATCTTGGTGCTTATATGCAAGTTTATTATATATCTTATGTTGGGACAGATATTTTAAGAAGATTAAGAGAATTAGTTCTTGGCAATCTTTTGCGCTTAGATATGAGTTTTTTTCATAAATACAGAAGTGGCGAATTAATCAGTCGGTGTACTTCTGATATTGGAGCTTTGCAAAATATAGTTTCTACTATCATACCTGAAATTTTAAGAGAAAGTTTAACTGCCATTGGACTTTTAAGCGTAGTGATTTATCAAAGCCCAAAACTTGCTTTTTTTGCTTTAGTTATTTTACCTTTAGCAATTTATCCTCTTGCTATTTTTGCTAAAAAAATCAAAAAAATAGGACGCAATACCCAAGAAAAAAATTCTGATCTTACTTCAAGATTAAGTGAAATCTTTTCCAATATAGAACTTATTAAAGCTTCCAATGCAGGCAAAAATGAAATGCAAAAATTCAGCCAAACTAATAGCGAAGTTTGTAAACTTTCCTTAAAGGGCATTAGAATCGAAGCTTTGAGTAGCCCTTTAATGGAATCTATGGGTTCAATTGGCTTTGCAATAGTAATTATAATAGGTGGTAAAGAAGTAATCGATGGAAGTTTAAGTATAGGTTCTTTTTTTAGTTTTACTACAGCTTTATTTATGGCTTATACTCCTATTAAAAGACTTTCTTCACTTTATACAAGATTACAAAATGCAGTAGCAGCTAGCGAGAGAACTTTTTATTTAACTGATTTAGAACCACAAATTAAAGGTGGTGAAGAAAAACTTACAGAAAATATCCAAAATATCCATTTTAAAAATGTCTCTTTAAGCTATCAAAAAGATAAAATGGTATTAAAAGATGTAAATTTTTCTTTTGATAAAGGAGAAATTCTAGCCTTAGTTGGATCAAGCGGTGGAGGAAAATCTTCTATTATTAATCTTTTAATGTATTTTTTTGAAAAAGATAGCGGTGAGATTTTAATCAATCAAAAAGACATTAGCTCTTTTGATATTATTAGTTTAAGAGAAAATATTTCTTTGGTAACTCAAAATATTTATATATTTAATGACACCATAGCTCAAAATATTGCTTATGCTAAAGAATATAACGAAACACGCGTGATAGAAGTTTTAAAACAAGCTAATGCTTATGATTTTGTTCAAGAACTTGGTGGTATACATACTGAATTAAAAGAACATGGAAAAAATCTCTCAGGTGGACAAAAACAACGCATTGCTATAGCAAGGGCTTTATATAAAAATCCTCAAATTTTAATTTTTGATGAAGCAACCTCAGCACTTGACAATGAAAGCGAAAAAGCCATAGTAAGAACTATAGAAAGCTTAAAAAAAGATCGTTTGATACTCATCATCGCTCATAGACTTAGCACTATAGAAAATGCCGATAAAATCGCTGTACTTGATAAAGGAAAAATAGCTTCTATAGGAAATGATGCTTATTTAATGCAACATTGTGAAATTTATCAAAAATTAAAACAAAAAG
- the murJ gene encoding murein biosynthesis integral membrane protein MurJ, with protein MRKNIIFKNFIINALGILFSRIMGVLRDIVLALYLGAGIYSDIFFVALKMPAFFRRIFAEGAFGQAFLPSFLKASKKGAFCINVLLQFSIIVFLTCVLVSFFAEFFTKIFAFGFNKETIILAAPLVSINFWYLFFIFLVTFLGSLLNYKQNFFITSFSASFFNLFVVIAGFFVTQDEPLEALYYFSYATVLSGLAQLIWHIFALKNTRILKSMYLSIKLKKTKTNLDKFHSTFTHGLLGSSANQISSLLDTTIASFLMAGSISYLYYSNRVFQLPLALFAIALSQVSFPKILRHLKANEEQKALAFMQKAFEYLSVLLILASIVGIILAKEIVEFLFQRGNFNQEDTKITAFLLQAYLLGLLPFGLQKLFSLWLYAKFKQKIAAIIAFKTLFISAFFSIVIILLIKEEAYKSLGIALASSISAFYLLYANIKEFGFRNLWGIFRVKFWLISIVFLSLFALGLFEIKDILIQFLIEIYHFF; from the coding sequence ATGAGAAAAAATATTATTTTTAAAAATTTTATCATCAATGCCTTAGGAATTTTATTTTCTAGGATTATGGGTGTTTTAAGAGATATTGTTTTAGCTTTATATTTAGGTGCTGGAATTTATAGCGATATTTTCTTTGTGGCTTTAAAAATGCCTGCTTTTTTTAGAAGAATTTTTGCAGAAGGGGCATTTGGACAAGCTTTTTTACCAAGTTTTTTAAAAGCAAGTAAAAAAGGTGCTTTTTGTATAAATGTCTTATTACAATTTAGTATTATTGTTTTTTTAACCTGTGTTTTAGTGAGTTTTTTTGCTGAATTTTTTACAAAGATTTTTGCCTTTGGTTTTAACAAAGAAACGATCATTCTAGCTGCGCCTTTAGTTTCTATTAATTTTTGGTATTTGTTTTTTATCTTTTTAGTAACTTTTTTAGGTTCTTTATTAAACTATAAACAAAATTTTTTCATCACTTCTTTTTCTGCTTCATTTTTTAATCTTTTTGTTGTGATTGCCGGATTTTTTGTCACTCAAGATGAACCTTTAGAGGCTTTGTATTATTTTTCATATGCGACTGTTTTAAGTGGTCTAGCTCAACTTATATGGCATATTTTTGCTTTAAAAAACACTAGAATTTTAAAAAGTATGTATTTAAGCATAAAACTTAAAAAAACAAAGACTAATTTAGATAAGTTCCACTCTACATTTACTCATGGACTTTTAGGCTCTTCGGCAAATCAAATTAGTTCATTATTAGATACTACTATAGCTAGTTTTTTAATGGCTGGAAGTATTTCGTATTTGTATTATTCTAACAGAGTTTTTCAGCTTCCTTTAGCTCTTTTTGCAATCGCTCTAAGTCAAGTAAGTTTTCCCAAAATACTAAGACATTTAAAAGCAAATGAAGAACAAAAAGCCTTGGCTTTTATGCAAAAAGCTTTTGAGTATTTAAGCGTGCTTTTGATTTTAGCTAGTATAGTTGGGATTATCTTAGCTAAAGAAATTGTGGAGTTTTTGTTTCAAAGAGGAAATTTTAATCAAGAAGATACAAAAATCACTGCATTTTTATTACAAGCTTATCTTTTGGGGCTTTTGCCTTTTGGCTTGCAAAAACTTTTTTCTTTATGGCTTTATGCTAAATTTAAACAAAAAATAGCCGCTATAATAGCCTTTAAAACACTTTTTATATCAGCATTTTTTAGTATAGTGATTATTTTACTTATTAAAGAAGAAGCTTATAAGAGCTTAGGTATTGCACTAGCTTCATCTATTAGTGCTTTTTATTTATTATATGCTAATATAAAAGAATTTGGCTTTAGAAATCTTTGGGGTATTTTTAGGGTTAAATTTTGGCTTATAAGTATAGTATTTTTAAGTTTATTTGCTCTAGGCTTATTTGAAATTAAAGATATTTTAATACAATTTTTAATTGAAATTTATCATTTTTTTTAA